The window CGGCGACGCCGTCGCAAATCTGCTGGATTACGCCGGTTACGACGTCGAACGCCACTACTACGTCAACGACGCCGGCCGACAGATCGCCGTCTTCACGTGGGCCTACGAGACTTTCGACGAGGAGGAACTTCCGGAACCCGCCCGCGACCGCGAAGAGTACCACATGGTCCGCTACTACCGGAAGGGCAACGCGTTCCTCGAAGAGGCCGACCCCGAAGAGGTCGAGGCCGCCGAAGACGAGATTCAGACCATCCTCCAGGGCCTCGAAGAGGGCGACGAAGAGGTCTACGAGCGCGTCGAGGAGGTCGTCGACACCGTCCTCGGCGGCATGAAGGAGTGTCTCGCGCGCCTGCCCGCCGAGTTCGACGAGTTCGTCAAGGAGACCCGATTCATCCGCAACGGCGCGACCGACGACCTCGTTGCCCGCCTCAAAGAACACGACCAGTCGGTCTACGAAGAGGACGCCTGGCAACTCGAATTCGAGGATATCGACAAGAACCTCGTCTTCCTCCGCGCGGACGGCACCTCCCTCTACACCACCCGAGACCTCGCCCACCACGAGTGGAAGTTCGACAACTTCGACCGCGCCGTGACCGTCCTCGGCGAGGACCACAAACTCCAGGCCGACCAACTGCAGTCGGCCCTCGAACTGCTGGGCAACGACACCGACCAACTGGCGAACGTCATCTACTCCTACGTCAACCTCCCCGAGGGCAAGATGTCCACCCGGAAAGGGACGGGCGTCCAACTGGACGACCTGCTCGACGAGGCCATCGCCCGCGCCCGCGATGAAGTCGAGGACCGCCTCGACGACCGCCTCCGGAACGACGAACTCGACGAGGACGATATCGACCGCATCGCCCGTCAGGTCGGC of the Natronomonas halophila genome contains:
- the argS gene encoding arginine--tRNA ligase — protein: MFLAFRESVTRALRATLEANGYPTDDLGIEEPPEDVDAVLASSVAFRLAGEAQAPPPQVAAELADEIDADDYDYIAAVHQQGPYLNFLPDESYFQGAVRAGQDDDFGALADRETSVVVEHTSANPTGPVHVGRARNPIIGDAVANLLDYAGYDVERHYYVNDAGRQIAVFTWAYETFDEEELPEPARDREEYHMVRYYRKGNAFLEEADPEEVEAAEDEIQTILQGLEEGDEEVYERVEEVVDTVLGGMKECLARLPAEFDEFVKETRFIRNGATDDLVARLKEHDQSVYEEDAWQLEFEDIDKNLVFLRADGTSLYTTRDLAHHEWKFDNFDRAVTVLGEDHKLQADQLQSALELLGNDTDQLANVIYSYVNLPEGKMSTRKGTGVQLDDLLDEAIARARDEVEDRLDDRLRNDELDEDDIDRIARQVGIGAVRYDIVSKQPTKGITFEWEQALDFEAQSAPYVQYVHARCCGILDEADGVDPVADTDYLTTDAERDLIRSIARFPGVIDTAADELEPHQVATYTRELADRFNTFYRECPVLTADDAETRAARLALVAASKHAMANALDVLGVEAPTSM